In Cytobacillus oceanisediminis, the following proteins share a genomic window:
- a CDS encoding DEAD/DEAH box helicase, whose product MHEFVTLGISKKLSDVLLNHGIAKPTPIQEQAIPAVMDGKDVIAQAQTGTGKTFAFILPILESIDPAAAHIQALIVTPTRELALQITDEVINLTQDNDQIDVLAVYGGQDVEKQLKKLQKHVQIVVGTPGRLLDHIKRRTIDLSQVGSLVLDEADQMLHIGFLDEVEDIIKETPGSRQTMLFSATIPAEIKKLARKHLKEPQYIQVEKTQGPADSVKQIAIHTIDRAKQATLMQLIQTHRPYLAVIFCRTKRRVSKLNDVLKSNGFQCDELHGDLSQSKREQVMKRFRDAELQLLVATDVAARGLDVEGVTHVFNYDIPLDPESYVHRIGRTGRAGMKGMAITFYSSADKPLLEAIEKGLNITISKQNLGNSHEREKPSRSSEKNSQVQKSPASPGRKKNDNREDADRKKNEGKTSPTKSRKGQRKKSKPLKSAGNVNRSKSQSKKKTSAPKSVSNMSKRRGR is encoded by the coding sequence TTGCATGAATTTGTAACACTTGGCATTTCTAAAAAGCTGTCTGATGTACTCCTGAACCATGGTATTGCTAAGCCAACACCTATTCAGGAGCAAGCCATACCTGCTGTTATGGATGGAAAGGATGTCATAGCTCAAGCCCAGACAGGGACTGGCAAAACTTTTGCTTTTATTCTGCCGATTCTAGAGAGCATTGATCCGGCTGCCGCTCATATCCAGGCTTTAATTGTAACACCAACAAGGGAATTGGCTTTGCAGATTACGGACGAAGTGATAAATCTTACACAAGACAATGATCAAATAGATGTCTTGGCGGTATATGGAGGGCAGGATGTCGAAAAACAGCTTAAAAAGCTGCAAAAACATGTCCAAATTGTAGTGGGGACCCCTGGCCGGCTGCTGGACCATATCAAACGGAGAACCATTGATTTATCACAAGTGGGTTCTCTGGTATTGGATGAAGCCGATCAAATGCTACATATCGGTTTTTTGGATGAAGTGGAGGATATTATTAAAGAGACTCCTGGCAGCAGGCAGACCATGCTTTTCTCAGCCACTATTCCAGCAGAAATAAAAAAACTGGCAAGAAAACACCTGAAAGAACCACAGTATATTCAAGTCGAAAAAACTCAGGGGCCGGCAGATTCAGTTAAGCAAATCGCGATACATACGATCGACCGTGCCAAACAGGCAACACTCATGCAATTAATTCAAACTCATAGACCTTATTTAGCCGTCATCTTTTGCCGGACCAAACGCAGGGTTAGCAAGCTCAATGATGTACTAAAATCAAATGGCTTCCAATGTGATGAGCTTCACGGAGATTTATCTCAGTCTAAACGGGAACAAGTGATGAAACGATTCAGGGACGCAGAATTACAGCTATTAGTAGCAACTGATGTTGCAGCAAGGGGACTTGATGTGGAAGGTGTCACACATGTATTTAATTATGATATTCCACTGGATCCGGAAAGCTATGTTCACCGAATCGGAAGAACGGGAAGGGCTGGCATGAAGGGGATGGCAATCACTTTTTATTCATCCGCAGACAAACCGCTCCTTGAAGCAATTGAAAAAGGGCTGAACATTACAATTTCCAAGCAGAACCTTGGCAATAGCCATGAAAGAGAAAAGCCTTCCAGGTCATCAGAAAAAAACTCTCAAGTGCAAAAAAGCCCAGCTTCACCTGGAAGAAAGAAAAATGATAATCGGGAAGATGCAGACAGAAAAAAGAATGAAGGCAAAACTTCCCCAACAAAGAGCAGAAAAGGGCAAAGGAAAAAATCAAAACCATTGAAATCAGCTGGTAATGTAAACCGCAGCAAATCACAATCAAAAAAGAAGACTTCAGCGCCTAAATCTGTGAGTAACATGTCAAAAAGACGCGGAAGGTAA
- a CDS encoding hydrogenase maturation protease translates to MKKAIILGIGNRLMKDDGIGVYLAEELRKTEKSLECEYIIGESDIDYSLSKLEGAEFVIILDAVLSGGTPGDIGVFPLDRAYSHKFLGLSPHNLHLFQALYDQRNKLEGFLIGIEPFDISFQMGLSREICRKWPEIVGKVKKTIDKILSKRG, encoded by the coding sequence ATGAAGAAGGCCATTATTTTAGGGATAGGCAACCGACTGATGAAGGATGATGGGATCGGTGTGTATCTTGCTGAAGAGCTTAGGAAAACTGAAAAAAGCCTGGAATGCGAATATATCATAGGTGAATCAGACATAGATTACAGCCTTTCAAAGCTGGAAGGAGCAGAGTTTGTCATTATCCTTGATGCAGTGTTATCTGGAGGTACTCCAGGTGATATTGGAGTTTTTCCTTTGGATAGGGCTTACTCGCATAAATTCCTGGGATTGTCGCCGCATAATCTGCATCTGTTTCAAGCATTATACGATCAAAGAAACAAATTGGAAGGCTTCCTAATCGGGATTGAACCTTTTGATATATCCTTTCAAATGGGATTAAGCAGGGAGATTTGCAGAAAATGGCCTGAAATCGTAGGCAAAGTAAAAAAAACAATTGATAAAATTTTATCAAAAAGAGGATAG
- a CDS encoding nickel-dependent hydrogenase large subunit translates to MSKRIVINPLTRISGFMEVEVIVDQHQVVDVKTKGNLFRGFEQMLVGRSPFDAVYFTQRICGICSAAHSMASSTALEDALNIEPSEQGRYLRDIIHCCEFLQNHIRHFYQYTVPDFVKIEGNTLLQADHNDFRLPQKVNRVISQHYFESLEISRLAHQMLAVLGGKAPHNHGVFIGGITTQATAEKIVHLDSILQKIAKFIDEKMIPDVFEISRYYPEYYRLGGGYGNLLTYGAFNHYKDIKTLYVDPLVYTDNGIQSFDETKIQEKIDYSWYKSSSSAYSPNDAIPEPDRKKEKAYSWVKAPRYNDLPFEVGPLARLILSGDYTNGISAMDRTIARALEAKKIAGIMKTLLDLLIPNTNVQKKYELPEEEASGRGLVDTTRGALGHWIKINDKKIAFYQIITPSTWDFSTRDEKGYLGTAEEALMGTPIQDPENPVEIGRILRSFDPCMSCATHVHRPGKEIKTIQVF, encoded by the coding sequence ATGAGTAAGCGAATCGTCATTAATCCATTAACAAGAATAAGCGGTTTTATGGAAGTTGAAGTGATCGTCGACCAGCATCAGGTTGTAGATGTTAAAACAAAAGGAAACCTATTCAGGGGCTTTGAGCAAATGCTTGTCGGCAGAAGCCCCTTTGATGCTGTATATTTTACCCAGCGTATTTGCGGCATTTGTTCCGCTGCCCACTCAATGGCATCTTCAACCGCTTTGGAGGATGCGCTGAACATTGAACCAAGCGAGCAGGGAAGATATCTTCGCGATATAATCCATTGCTGTGAGTTTTTACAAAACCATATTCGCCATTTTTATCAATATACGGTTCCCGATTTTGTAAAAATTGAAGGAAACACATTGCTGCAGGCGGACCATAATGATTTCAGACTGCCTCAAAAAGTAAATAGAGTTATCTCCCAGCATTACTTCGAATCACTGGAAATAAGCAGGCTTGCCCATCAAATGCTTGCCGTTCTCGGAGGAAAAGCTCCCCATAACCATGGTGTTTTTATTGGCGGTATTACAACTCAGGCTACAGCAGAAAAAATCGTCCATTTGGATTCCATTCTTCAGAAAATAGCTAAGTTTATTGATGAAAAAATGATTCCGGATGTTTTTGAAATTTCCAGGTATTATCCAGAGTATTATCGTTTGGGCGGCGGATATGGGAACCTTTTAACTTATGGTGCATTTAATCACTATAAGGATATCAAAACCTTATACGTAGATCCTCTTGTGTATACGGATAATGGGATCCAGTCATTTGATGAAACTAAAATTCAGGAGAAAATAGATTATTCCTGGTACAAGTCATCCTCTTCTGCTTACTCACCTAATGATGCGATTCCAGAACCGGACCGCAAAAAAGAAAAAGCTTATTCATGGGTAAAAGCACCAAGATACAACGATCTCCCATTCGAAGTCGGCCCTTTAGCAAGACTGATATTGAGCGGGGATTATACAAACGGCATCTCTGCGATGGACAGAACGATTGCAAGGGCATTAGAAGCGAAAAAAATTGCCGGCATTATGAAAACCCTTTTGGATTTGCTTATTCCTAATACAAACGTACAGAAAAAGTATGAATTGCCGGAAGAAGAGGCATCGGGCAGGGGACTGGTAGACACTACACGCGGCGCTTTGGGCCACTGGATAAAAATTAATGATAAAAAGATAGCCTTCTATCAAATCATAACACCATCAACCTGGGACTTTTCCACTCGCGACGAGAAGGGATATCTGGGAACTGCAGAGGAAGCATTAATGGGCACACCAATTCAAGATCCTGAAAATCCAGTGGAAATCGGCAGAATCCTGCGTTCCTTTGATCCTTGCATGTCATGTGCGACACATGTACATAGACCAGGGAAAGAAATCAAAACCATTCAGGTGTTTTAA
- a CDS encoding hydrogenase small subunit: protein MENYILPPESLTNEAIAARLTASARNGIEDGSVKKKNLVYLELNGCSGNIISLLNGANPDFEYMMGSMVNLVYSNSLMAAEGEQAIDRLIKAMDEDYILAVEGAVALRDNGLYNIIGSWQGKPLTGLEAAKMLGEKASHILAVGACATHGGVSAARPNPSQSVGLQEVLPDKDMIKLPGCPVHPDWFLGTLAHILLYGDPETDNLGRPLMFYSTLIHDRCPRRPFFDRGIFAEKLGDKTCLFKLGCRGPVTRTDCPTRQWNGHVNWPIGDDTPCIGCAQFGFPDAMAPFISYDTTRVVKDE from the coding sequence GTGGAAAATTATATTTTGCCGCCAGAGTCATTGACCAATGAAGCCATTGCAGCCAGGTTAACAGCTAGTGCCAGAAACGGTATTGAAGACGGCTCGGTTAAAAAGAAAAACCTTGTATACTTAGAGCTGAATGGATGCTCCGGCAATATTATTTCCTTACTGAACGGAGCCAATCCGGACTTTGAGTATATGATGGGATCGATGGTCAATCTCGTATACAGCAATAGCTTAATGGCTGCAGAGGGGGAGCAGGCCATAGACAGGCTTATTAAAGCTATGGACGAAGACTATATTTTAGCAGTGGAGGGAGCAGTTGCTCTAAGGGACAATGGTTTATATAACATTATCGGCAGCTGGCAGGGAAAACCGCTTACCGGTTTGGAAGCAGCAAAAATGCTAGGGGAGAAAGCTTCCCATATTCTTGCCGTAGGGGCATGTGCTACCCACGGGGGTGTTTCGGCAGCCAGGCCCAACCCTTCCCAGTCGGTAGGATTGCAGGAAGTTCTCCCTGATAAAGATATGATTAAACTGCCAGGCTGCCCTGTCCACCCAGACTGGTTTTTAGGAACCTTAGCCCACATTCTTTTATATGGTGATCCGGAAACCGATAATCTCGGTCGGCCCTTAATGTTTTATAGCACTCTAATTCATGACAGATGCCCTAGACGGCCTTTTTTCGACCGGGGTATTTTTGCTGAAAAGCTCGGAGATAAAACCTGTTTGTTTAAGCTTGGCTGCCGTGGTCCTGTCACCAGGACTGATTGTCCTACAAGGCAATGGAATGGCCATGTGAATTGGCCGATAGGGGATGATACCCCTTGCATTGGATGTGCCCAATTTGGATTTCCTGATGCGATGGCTCCTTTTATCAGTTATGACACAACAAGGGTGGTGAAGGATGAGTAA
- a CDS encoding cytochrome b5 domain-containing protein produces MQNIRMLQQQVNSLISQAKHDIYTISVTSDPTAKQLRLQRLWDALTSIQFLNELLASHAISSISASSNGPAQPTMPASQPLPAPAAYPELTLPNQTFTIQELSNYDGKNGRPAYVAVGGVVYDVTNNRAWAAATHFGLVSGKDYTQEFASCHAGQKSILATLPVIGRLV; encoded by the coding sequence ATGCAAAACATCAGGATGCTTCAGCAGCAGGTGAATAGCCTTATAAGTCAGGCAAAGCATGATATTTACACCATTTCTGTCACGTCCGATCCCACTGCAAAACAGTTAAGACTTCAAAGGCTATGGGATGCGTTGACAAGTATTCAATTTCTAAATGAACTGTTGGCCAGTCATGCCATTTCATCGATTTCAGCTAGTAGTAATGGTCCAGCCCAGCCCACGATGCCAGCCAGCCAGCCATTACCCGCACCTGCAGCATATCCAGAATTAACCCTTCCTAATCAAACCTTTACAATCCAGGAATTATCGAATTACGATGGCAAAAATGGAAGGCCTGCTTATGTAGCCGTGGGCGGAGTCGTTTATGATGTAACCAATAACAGAGCTTGGGCGGCTGCCACCCATTTTGGTTTGGTATCAGGGAAGGATTATACCCAGGAGTTCGCATCCTGCCACGCAGGACAGAAATCGATTTTAGCGACTTTGCCAGTCATCGGGAGGTTGGTGTAG
- the hypE gene encoding hydrogenase expression/formation protein HypE, whose amino-acid sequence MLQRINLAHGEGGELTHKLIKDVFEKAFGHGEHTKYDSAIFQCSSETIALTTDSYVVKPSFFPGGNIGKLAVTGTVNDLAVSGAIPKFMTAGFIIEEGLPLKDLKEVVNSMAAEAEKAGIRIVAGDTKVVEKGSADQLFINTTGIGAVENGQKLQPEGIQKGDSIILSGTIGDHGIAILSARKELGLLSDVASDCASLNGLIQSLVQTTDGIRLIKDPTRGGLATALVELCEDFHFNCEIDEPSIPIRGDVHGACDILGFDPLYLANEGKIILVVDSKKEKLALQSLRKHPLGENAAVIGRVTGTNKSAGKLFLKTPLGTTRSLHRLAGLLLPRIC is encoded by the coding sequence ATGCTGCAGCGGATAAATTTGGCCCATGGGGAAGGCGGGGAGCTGACACATAAGCTGATCAAGGATGTTTTTGAAAAAGCATTTGGCCATGGGGAGCATACAAAGTACGATTCGGCCATATTCCAATGCAGTTCCGAAACCATTGCATTAACAACTGATAGCTATGTTGTAAAACCGAGCTTCTTTCCAGGAGGAAACATTGGGAAGCTCGCTGTTACTGGGACTGTTAATGACTTGGCTGTCAGCGGTGCCATTCCTAAATTTATGACAGCAGGATTTATTATTGAAGAAGGCCTGCCCCTTAAAGATTTGAAGGAAGTGGTTAACAGCATGGCTGCCGAAGCTGAAAAAGCAGGGATCAGAATTGTGGCAGGAGACACAAAAGTGGTGGAAAAAGGAAGTGCTGATCAGTTATTCATCAATACTACCGGCATTGGAGCAGTGGAAAACGGACAGAAATTACAGCCAGAAGGGATTCAGAAAGGCGATTCGATCATTTTAAGCGGAACAATCGGAGACCATGGAATTGCAATTCTCAGCGCCAGAAAAGAGCTTGGCTTACTTTCGGATGTTGCAAGTGATTGCGCTTCCCTTAATGGGCTTATACAGAGCCTGGTGCAAACGACAGATGGAATACGATTAATAAAAGATCCTACAAGGGGAGGCCTTGCAACAGCTCTTGTGGAGCTTTGCGAGGACTTTCATTTTAATTGCGAAATTGATGAACCATCGATTCCGATTAGGGGTGATGTTCATGGGGCATGCGATATTTTAGGCTTCGACCCTCTTTATCTCGCAAATGAAGGAAAGATTATTTTGGTGGTAGATTCAAAGAAGGAGAAGCTGGCACTTCAATCATTAAGAAAACATCCGTTAGGTGAAAACGCTGCTGTCATTGGGCGGGTAACCGGCACAAATAAAAGTGCGGGGAAGCTTTTCTTAAAGACACCTCTTGGGACAACACGCAGTTTGCACCGACTTGCCGGATTGTTGCTGCCCAGGATTTGTTAA
- the hypD gene encoding hydrogenase formation protein HypD, with amino-acid sequence MDSMAPFSDPVLSKQSAEAVIHLAKQYIQLTGRKPVFMEVCGSHTMALAKTGVKTRLKDYVRLIAGPGCPVCVTDQKTIDSMISLSKESGRILCTFGDMMRVPGSKHSLLEAKTEGKDIRVVYSPLDSLQIAEENPDKEVIFLGIGFETTIPLLAAAIQEAELRGLTNFSVWMTTKLVEPVLRALLEAGEIHLDGFLLPGHVSVVLGKESYSFLAEEYRMPGVISGFEPVQLLSSIYKLLQLCLENKSEIINDYPYVVSESGNASAKSLMSKYLQPANEVWRGIGAIPKSGLVLKENYQTFDAKNKFKIHVDPPRKTKCRCGEVIRGLAVPEECILFNKACTPANPIGPCMVSSEGTCAAHYHYMREE; translated from the coding sequence ATGGACAGCATGGCACCCTTTTCTGATCCGGTTCTAAGCAAGCAGTCAGCAGAAGCAGTCATTCATTTAGCTAAGCAATATATTCAACTGACTGGCCGTAAACCTGTTTTTATGGAGGTATGCGGCTCCCATACGATGGCTCTAGCTAAAACGGGTGTAAAAACAAGATTAAAAGATTACGTTCGATTAATAGCGGGCCCGGGCTGCCCTGTTTGTGTAACAGACCAAAAAACGATAGACAGCATGATCAGCTTATCAAAGGAAAGCGGCCGAATTCTATGTACATTTGGGGATATGATGCGCGTCCCGGGATCCAAGCATTCTTTGCTTGAAGCCAAAACAGAGGGAAAGGATATTCGTGTAGTTTATTCCCCATTGGACAGCCTTCAAATCGCTGAAGAAAATCCTGACAAGGAAGTTATTTTTTTAGGCATTGGCTTTGAAACCACGATTCCTTTGCTGGCTGCAGCCATTCAGGAAGCAGAACTTAGAGGTTTAACCAATTTTAGCGTTTGGATGACGACTAAATTGGTCGAGCCAGTTTTACGGGCTCTTCTCGAAGCAGGCGAAATTCACCTGGACGGTTTTTTGCTCCCCGGCCATGTGTCCGTTGTGCTAGGAAAAGAGAGTTACTCTTTTTTAGCAGAAGAATATAGGATGCCTGGAGTCATTTCTGGTTTTGAGCCTGTCCAGCTTCTAAGCAGCATTTATAAATTGCTGCAGCTTTGTTTAGAAAATAAATCAGAAATCATTAATGATTACCCTTACGTAGTTTCAGAGTCAGGAAACGCCTCTGCCAAAAGCCTAATGAGTAAATATTTACAGCCAGCAAATGAAGTTTGGCGTGGAATAGGGGCGATTCCCAAAAGTGGCCTGGTACTTAAAGAGAATTACCAAACATTTGATGCCAAAAACAAATTTAAGATTCATGTTGACCCTCCCCGAAAGACAAAATGCCGATGCGGTGAAGTCATTCGGGGATTGGCTGTTCCTGAAGAATGTATCCTTTTCAACAAAGCCTGCACACCAGCTAATCCAATAGGCCCCTGCATGGTTTCATCAGAAGGAACATGTGCAGCACATTACCACTATATGAGGGAGGAGTGA
- a CDS encoding HypC/HybG/HupF family hydrogenase formation chaperone has translation MCVGVPSKVIKLEEDRALVEVMGSKMYVGILFVPEVKINDYVLLHAGQAMTIINEEYARESMEEWRKIIDGQHGTLF, from the coding sequence ATGTGTGTAGGTGTTCCATCCAAAGTGATTAAACTTGAAGAAGACCGTGCTCTTGTCGAAGTTATGGGTTCAAAGATGTATGTGGGCATCCTCTTTGTTCCAGAGGTAAAAATCAATGATTATGTCCTGCTTCATGCAGGACAGGCTATGACCATCATCAATGAGGAATATGCACGCGAAAGCATGGAAGAATGGAGGAAAATAATTGATGGACAGCATGGCACCCTTTTCTGA
- the hypF gene encoding carbamoyltransferase HypF, whose protein sequence is MLYAVRIKVTGRVQGVGFRPFIFNLSKKYNINGTVQNNLEGVIIHAEGSRDLIASMIDHIHSRPPQLAKIREIIVDENQPSFFKEFIIVPSNRSGHAEPLIPADAGICNDCLNDMREEDNRRFRYPFTNCTQCGPRYSIIRGLPYDRPQTAMDKFHMCISCQEEYENPSNRRHHAQPVCCPNCGPELILYDLNKKPVKTNQKAIQEASSLLSNGKILSIKGIGGYHLACDAHNEKAINEIRIRKNRPQRPMAIMAKSLETAKKYCQLTEKEAEMLKSPEMPIVVLRKKESCELPDLLSPGLSTIGVMLPYSPLHYLLFENSNLECIVLTSSNPSGLPLHFKEDPGILSDYVLTHNRPILHPVDDSVIQVNQDGEITFLRRSRGFIPDVFTSALPLNHILALGGNQKNAFAAGKGHSIYMGPHIGDLDNEEMLQHYENQVNHYKSWLGLKEEFIAVDSHPSYLVNKSASRFKGTVIKVQHHHAHHVSCMADNNLHEPCFGLILDGTGYGDDGHIWGFELLYGSAASYERLGHLTYSPLPGGEKSVMEPWRNAAGMIVHFWPSHGKDLAIKLFPQKAREINIIENMVNKKINSPLAGTCGRLFDAVSAILGICQTSTYEGEAAIKLSDYIYRPHSANCKPYPFKLIKNKGEPYQLDFSPMIYKIIQEYFESVPPAAIIQRFHQTVVSASVNLILSKADERPDYNRQIVFSGGSFQNLFLAQELSRHLQGKGFSVYTHKKVPCHDGGLSLGQLMIAAQQTKAKEEKRR, encoded by the coding sequence ATGCTGTATGCAGTCAGAATTAAAGTAACAGGAAGAGTGCAGGGTGTCGGGTTTCGTCCCTTTATATTTAACCTTTCAAAAAAATACAACATTAATGGAACGGTTCAAAATAATCTGGAAGGAGTCATTATTCATGCAGAAGGCTCCAGGGACTTAATTGCCAGCATGATCGATCACATCCATAGCAGACCTCCTCAACTGGCAAAAATTAGAGAAATCATTGTGGATGAAAATCAGCCATCGTTTTTTAAGGAATTTATAATCGTTCCAAGCAATCGAAGCGGTCATGCTGAGCCATTAATACCGGCAGATGCTGGAATCTGCAATGACTGCTTAAACGACATGCGTGAAGAGGATAACAGGCGGTTTCGTTATCCTTTTACAAACTGCACTCAATGCGGACCGCGGTATTCGATCATTCGGGGGCTTCCTTATGACAGGCCCCAAACTGCCATGGACAAATTTCATATGTGTATATCCTGCCAGGAAGAATATGAAAATCCATCAAATCGCCGCCATCATGCACAGCCGGTGTGCTGCCCTAACTGCGGACCTGAACTAATTCTATATGATTTAAATAAGAAGCCTGTGAAAACAAATCAGAAAGCTATTCAAGAGGCCTCAAGCCTTTTATCGAATGGTAAGATTCTAAGCATTAAGGGGATAGGCGGGTATCATCTTGCCTGCGATGCACACAATGAAAAGGCGATTAATGAAATAAGAATTCGAAAAAACAGGCCACAGCGCCCTATGGCTATCATGGCAAAATCACTTGAAACTGCCAAGAAGTATTGCCAGCTAACAGAAAAAGAAGCGGAAATGCTAAAGAGTCCAGAAATGCCGATCGTTGTTTTAAGAAAAAAAGAGAGCTGCGAACTTCCTGACCTGCTATCCCCAGGGTTATCTACCATCGGTGTCATGCTTCCGTATTCGCCGCTCCATTATCTGCTGTTTGAGAACAGCAATCTGGAATGCATCGTACTGACAAGCTCTAACCCGTCCGGACTGCCGCTTCATTTCAAAGAAGACCCCGGTATTCTTAGTGACTATGTTCTTACTCATAATCGTCCTATTCTTCACCCCGTGGATGACTCTGTTATACAAGTGAATCAGGATGGGGAAATCACTTTTCTCCGGCGTTCTAGGGGTTTTATACCGGATGTTTTTACATCCGCCTTACCGCTCAATCACATCCTGGCTTTAGGAGGCAATCAAAAAAATGCTTTTGCTGCAGGTAAAGGCCACAGCATTTATATGGGGCCGCATATAGGAGATTTGGATAATGAAGAGATGCTTCAGCATTATGAGAATCAAGTGAATCATTATAAAAGCTGGCTAGGATTAAAGGAAGAATTTATTGCAGTTGACTCACATCCATCGTACCTCGTAAATAAATCTGCCAGTCGTTTTAAGGGAACAGTGATTAAAGTTCAGCACCATCACGCTCACCATGTATCATGCATGGCAGACAATAATCTGCATGAACCATGTTTTGGCCTGATTCTTGATGGTACAGGCTACGGGGATGACGGCCATATTTGGGGGTTTGAATTATTATATGGCAGTGCCGCTTCCTATGAACGGCTGGGCCATCTCACATATAGTCCGCTTCCTGGCGGTGAGAAATCTGTAATGGAGCCCTGGAGAAATGCAGCTGGTATGATCGTTCATTTCTGGCCAAGTCATGGAAAAGATTTGGCTATTAAACTGTTTCCTCAAAAAGCCAGGGAAATTAACATAATTGAAAATATGGTGAATAAGAAGATCAATTCACCACTTGCCGGAACGTGCGGGAGGCTTTTCGATGCTGTAAGTGCCATATTAGGAATCTGCCAAACGTCCACTTACGAGGGAGAAGCAGCTATTAAATTATCAGATTATATATACAGACCTCATTCAGCAAACTGCAAACCATATCCGTTTAAGCTTATAAAAAACAAAGGAGAACCATACCAGCTCGACTTCTCGCCGATGATTTATAAAATAATCCAGGAATATTTCGAGTCGGTGCCGCCAGCTGCTATTATTCAAAGATTTCATCAAACAGTGGTATCTGCATCCGTAAACTTAATTTTAAGTAAAGCAGATGAAAGACCTGACTATAACCGGCAGATTGTCTTTTCAGGAGGATCATTTCAAAATTTATTTCTTGCCCAAGAGCTTTCCAGACACCTTCAGGGGAAAGGTTTTTCTGTTTATACGCATAAGAAAGTTCCTTGCCATGATGGCGGATTATCATTAGGGCAATTAATGATTGCAGCCCAACAGACTAAAGCTAAAGAGGAAAAAAGGCGGTGA
- the hypB gene encoding hydrogenase nickel incorporation protein HypB has protein sequence MKIKLDDDVLKNNNIAANFNRTLFKQKQTLVINLMSSPGAGKTTLLEKTVKALAKEFKIAVIEGDLATERDAERLRAIGVKTVQINTVGGCHLDARMIAKTLSEFQLEEIDILFIENIGNLVCPSGYDLGQDYKAVILSVPEGNDKIPKYPLMFHRTDLTIINKTDLLPYVQFDLEEARRDLHTINPDADFLALSSQSAEGMEEWINWLKEAYANAVCSQN, from the coding sequence TTGAAGATTAAATTGGACGATGATGTTTTGAAAAATAACAATATTGCCGCCAATTTTAATAGAACTTTGTTTAAACAAAAACAAACACTTGTCATCAATCTTATGAGTTCGCCTGGTGCGGGAAAAACCACACTGCTTGAGAAAACCGTAAAAGCGCTGGCAAAGGAATTTAAAATCGCAGTCATAGAGGGTGATCTGGCAACTGAGAGGGATGCAGAAAGGCTTCGTGCTATAGGAGTAAAAACTGTACAAATTAACACAGTTGGCGGCTGCCATCTTGACGCAAGAATGATAGCAAAAACATTATCTGAATTCCAGCTTGAAGAGATTGATATCCTTTTTATTGAGAACATCGGCAACCTGGTCTGTCCCTCAGGCTATGATTTGGGACAAGATTACAAAGCTGTGATTCTCAGTGTACCGGAAGGGAATGATAAAATTCCCAAATACCCCTTGATGTTTCACCGTACCGATTTAACAATTATCAATAAAACAGATTTACTCCCTTACGTACAATTTGATTTAGAAGAAGCGCGGAGGGATTTACACACTATTAATCCTGATGCTGATTTTCTTGCGCTGTCTTCGCAGTCAGCAGAGGGGATGGAGGAATGGATAAATTGGTTAAAGGAAGCTTATGCCAATGCTGTATGCAGTCAGAATTAA
- a CDS encoding hydrogenase maturation nickel metallochaperone HypA, whose product MHEMSLMADILYIVEADAIDRGFVKINRISVIVGELSNVLPDALELAFSFFQKLEDNLISEKTELKIIREVAKARCKECGKEFTPDYRIALCPHCNQINTEIISGESFQVESYEGSERFED is encoded by the coding sequence ATGCACGAAATGTCTCTAATGGCTGATATTCTTTACATAGTGGAAGCAGATGCCATCGATAGAGGCTTTGTTAAGATTAATCGAATCTCTGTTATTGTCGGGGAACTTTCCAATGTTCTGCCCGATGCATTAGAACTTGCATTTAGTTTCTTTCAAAAACTGGAGGACAACCTGATCAGCGAAAAAACAGAGCTGAAGATTATAAGAGAAGTAGCGAAAGCCAGGTGCAAAGAGTGCGGAAAAGAATTTACCCCCGATTACCGAATTGCCCTTTGTCCACATTGCAATCAAATAAATACTGAGATAATATCCGGTGAATCTTTTCAAGTTGAGTCTTATGAAGGAAGTGAGCGTTTTGAAGATTAA